In one window of Hevea brasiliensis isolate MT/VB/25A 57/8 chromosome 10, ASM3005281v1, whole genome shotgun sequence DNA:
- the LOC131169467 gene encoding polygalacturonase At1g48100-like, whose translation MKRNKSISLLFFIFVIMAAFTMFAIIVDARKQHSKKSKPSKHLKGSANIPGPAPAPLPHRGSYPTQSSFFNILSFGAKGDGVSDDSKALLSAWKAACEVPGATVEIPAEFKFLVKPITLLGPCVPHLVLQIDGTLLAPPEAGSWPKSSLFQWLNFKWVHDFTIQGTGTVNGQGFDWWSPSSVYFIQKKSKHIPDMKPTALRFYASYNVTVRDIEIVNSPQCHLKFDNSKRIKVNNITISSPENSPNTDGIHLQNTQDVEIQHSSIGSGDDCISIQTGCSNIHVHHINCGPGHGISVGGLRKDQSVACVSNIIVEKVSLQNTLAGARIKTWRGGIGLVKNISFSNIQVSNVKYPIIIDQFYCDKHICKNQTEAVAISGVRYDQIIGSYTVQPIYLACSSNVPCIDVDLINIQLKPSQGYTSFKQALCWNSYGKSQALLVPSSIDYCLRRDGGFVKRTSRSSHEHVC comes from the exons ATGAAGAGAAACAAGAGTATATCTCTTCTATTTTTCATATTTGTTATAATGGCTGCCTTCACTATGTTTGCCATCATTGTGGACGCAAGAAAGCAACACAGCAAGAAGAGCAAACCCAGTAAGCATCTCAAAGGTTCAGCTAATATTCCAGGCCCAGCACCAGCCCCTCTTCCTCACCGTGGTTCTTATCCTACCCAATCGAGCTTTTTCAATATTTTGTCATTTGGAGCCAAGGGtgatggagtttctgatgattcTAAG GCCCTTCTATCTGCATGGAAAGCCGCCTGTGAGGTCCCTGGAGCTACAGTAGAAATCCCAGCAGAATTCAAGTTCCTTGTCAAGCCCATAACTCTTCTAGGTCCATGTGTGCCTCACCTTGTTCTTCAG ATTGATGGAACTCTCTTAGCTCCTCCAGAAGCGGGTTCATGGCCTAAATCCAGCCTGTTTCAATGGCTTAACTTCAAGTGGGTGCATGACTTCACTATTCAAGGTACTGGCACTGTCAATGGTCAAGGCTTCGATTGGTGGAGTCCCTCTAGTGTCTATTTTATTCAG AAGAAATCCAAGCACATTCCTGATATGAAACCAACA GCTTTGAGATTTTATGCTAGCTATAATGTCACAGTTCGAgacattgaaattgtaaatagCCCACAATGCCATCTGAAATTTGACAATTCAAAGAGGATCAAGGTTAACAATATAACCATTTCATCACCTGAGAATAGCCCCAATACCGATGGAATTCACCTGCAGAACACACAAGATGTAGAAATTCAGCATTCTAGTATTGGATCTG GAGATGACTGTATATCCATACAAACTGGTTGCTCCAACATCCATGTTCATCATATCAACTGTGGTCCAGGACATGGTATAAG TGTAGGAGGACTTAGGAAGGATCAAAGTGTTGCATGTGTCTCCAATATCATTGTGGAGAAAGTCTCACTGCAAAATACTCTAGCTGGAGCTAGAATAAAGACATGgagg GGAGGGATTGGATTGGTGAAGAACATATCATTTTCCAACATCCAAGTATCAAACGTCAAGTATCCCATAATAATAGATCAATTCTATTGTGACAAGCATATCTGCAAGAACCAAACAGAAGCTGTAGCAATTTCTGGTGTTAGATATGATCAAATAATTGGGAGTTACACAGTGCAACCTATTTATTTAGCTTGCAGCAGTAATGTGCCATGCATAGATGTTGATCTGATTAATATTCAGTTGAAACCCTCTCAAGGATACACAAGTTTCAAGCAGGCTTTGTGTTGGAACTCTTATGGGAAATCGCAAGCACTCCTTGTTCCTTCAAGTATAGATTATTGCTTAAGAAGGGATGGTGGCTTTGTTAAGAGAACATCAAGGTCTTCGCACGAGCATGTGTGCTAG